In Brassica napus cultivar Da-Ae chromosome A3, Da-Ae, whole genome shotgun sequence, the sequence tatattatcttagtctttttgctttatttaattgttattttactATATCTGGCGATAAGCTTATGCCAACTGACTTTCAAATTAAATTGAATATCCTGGATTTGTAGGTTGTTGGATCTAATGTACGttataaacaataaaacaacaagacacaaattaatattttattttgtatatccAGTGATTTAACAACTAGAAATACGCTTTTTCCATCCAGTCAGGAATAGATgcttaacagaaaaaaaaaacaataaaatgtctattaaaaagtaatggatGATTATTATGTTTTACAAGATGTTTAAACTTTGGAAAGATTCTACTCTTGTGTTGTCTCCTTCCGGACACACACTAGTAGCATTAGTTAAAAGAGGATCTCAGAATACATATGGAATACGGTGATTAATCAATTGTGGCTATATTATTAGCCTGGAAatataaagtattttttgtttgtaataaCGTAAAATGAGAAAATTCAAGATCCTTGCacgaagaaaaaaattaacttgTTTTCGGCCTCCGGTCAATATTAAACGATTTCGCATTTTAAACCATTTATTATTAATACTCTAAATAAACTTACAATATTGACATTTGACCCCAATAAAAAGTCATAAACAGAGCTTTGAAAAATGTTTATGGGGAAGAAATCAAATCTAATAAACTTACTCCTACCTTACACGACCTTACAAATATTTGACTTCAATATCAagaaccacaaaaaaaaaattccgaaTTGAAAATTCCAGATAATCAGCAAGAAAATGACGTGGACCAATGAGGTTTAAACGTGCACGGATCAGtatcataataaataatattcccTGAAAcggaatatttctttttatccgATCCCGAAATTAACTCGCTTTCGGACAATAGCATTGGAAAATAGGTTTCGTGTAATGAGAGGATGCTCCACGTGTCGTTAATAAAGATGGAGAAGTTAGAAAAGCGACCGGCTTCAGCCGGTAAAATCAATATCCACGAACCACCATACCCGGTtgtgtggttaatatttttattttattttttctggaaaaagaagaataaaatgGGGGTTTAAGCCATTGTTTTCGGTTGTGGTTTCTTTTGAGAGGGTtttatgtcttcttcttcttcttcgttacTCCTATTctagaagagaaagagagagagagagaacgagAACGAGAGGAGTAAAACGAAACATAAAAAACAGAGGATGATCGCGAAATCATCATCCTAAAATCTTCGAGAAATTCTGAAGTCTGCGTAAATTTGTTTGTTAATTTCTCCATTGTAGAGGTAGCTATCCTTCTGAATCAGATCCGTGAAAGGGGTAAGTGACTTCTCATGATCACAATTCATGATCACgagtcttttttttcttttctttttttgtttgcttaatATCAATGTGTTTTTTACGTGAATTGTGATGGTAAATTAATTGAATCTGacgtaaaaaaaattggaaattttgaataaatgttttcGTGTCTGGTCTGAAAGTTGGCATTTTTCAGCGAGATctgatcagttttttttttttcttttgttcgtTTGTTTCTAcgtaaattgttttaaaaaagttCATATATTTGAGTTTTATGTTGCGTTGTTAATTCTGATCTGTATACTCTGTCGTTTCATCAGACCTTCAACATTCATTAAACTCTACCTGAATGATTACTTCGGATCTGTAGAGTTATTAGTTTcacaatgttttaaaaaattatactcTTTATTTTAGTGGAGATTTAAAAGATTTATGCTGAATCTTTGCAGATTGTCTGAGAGATGGTGGTCAAGAGGAGGTTAAACTGTGGCTTTGATTTCTCCGGTGTTCCCAAGGCTCCTCGTTCAACCAGGGTAATGAATATTCGTGTGCTTCATTTCGAttagtttaatgtttttttttttttaatttgtatctGATGACTTGTGGTTGATGTTTTCTAGAGGAAGGTATCAAGTGAGAGAGATGACGTTGACAGTCAGCTCACTGCCTTTGATTTGCTCGCTTCTCTGGCTGGAAAGTTGCTAGAAGAAAGCGAAAGCTCCTCAACGTCGACCTATGGGGATAGTCAAGAAGATCATCTGGTTGTAAagatcaaacaagaacatgagcTTGTCTATAATGATAAGCCTTGTAAATCTGAGCTTTCCCATCAAGGAAACCTTTCCTCAAAGTCGCCTAGTGATAACACTAGCGAGACGTGTTTGCAAGTTTCCTCTTTGGAAAATGATTGCGTTTTAGAGCAGACGCCAGTTTCTGATTGTAAGATGGCTCTTGGTCTGAAGCAGCCTCTTTTAGGGTGCGGAAACAAGAAAGAGGATTGTGCTGTCCTTGTTGAACAAGGAGAAGCGACCAATGGCTTGGAAGACGGTGGCTTGATCGCTGATACTTTCAGCTTAAAGGGTCCAAGTCACGAATCAGTCCACCTGGATGGTGTGCCTAATGGTTCTTTGGAAGGATATAGGAATCATTCTAAGTTAGCTTgtagagatgatgatgatgaaaactATTGTACATACTATAAATTTGGTGACAAATGTAATAAGTCATATAGGCCTATGACTCGTGTTGGATATCGAAGAATCAAGAAGTCAATGATGACAAAACACGGTAGAGCAGTTTCCAGATCGAAGTGCTTTGAAGACACTAGAACAGGTTAGTATCGGATCTTACCGTGTTTCTCTTTGATACATCCTTTTTAGCTGTTTCTCTCTTCTTACTCTGCTTTGGTGTGTATCTGTCTAGATGGTTGTTTAAAGTCTCTATACCGCAAGAGAAAATTATGTTATGGCTACAACCCATGGAAGCATGAGACCGTTCATAGGAAGAGAAGATTATCTGACAAAGGGTTAGTAGTAACTTCTGATGGAGGACTCAGTAGTGAAAGTGTTACCAATTCACCTCAGAAGGGAGAGTCAGGTACCTATCTATATGACCCAGATGCTTCGTTATCTGGCTGGAGTGGTGGTGCTCATGTTTATTTTCAATTGTTTGCAGTAAAGTTAAGCATCAAGTCCTTTAGGATTCCAGAGCTTTTTATTGAAGTTCCGGAAACAGCAACAGTAGGCTCACTCAAGGTGTGTGTGTGATTAAATGTCACGAAGTGTTATAATTTCATAGCACTAGTTGTGACATTTGACACTTTTTGGTTACAGAGGACGGTGATGGAGGCTGTCACTGCTTTACTCGGTGATGGGATACGTATTGGGGTGTTAGTCCAAGGGAAGAAGGTTAGAGATGACACCAACACTCTCTCACAGACTGGTCTCTCGTGTAGAGAGAATCTAGACAACCTTGGCTTCACCTTGGAGCCTGGTTCCTCTGAAAATCCTGTCCTTTCTTTGCCAACTGATTCAACAAATTTGTCAGAAAGGTAGTAacatcttttttctttctttatttttttagagtTATTCCTAAGTACAATCATTTGTTCTTGCCAGGTCTTCAGCTTCTCCAGAGTTAAATTCTAGAATCCCTCTCAGTCTCCTACATGCAGATCACATGATTAATTCTGGAACATGTGTGGAGAGTAAGCAGGAGTTAGTTCCATATCAGAGTGACATAACAGCTGATGAACAACAACAACCTTCACCAGATTCAAGAGCTATAGTTCCAGTTCCACCATTGGAACCGGAGGCTCTTGCAATCGTCCCACTTAACGAGAAACCTAAGCGTACAGAGCTTTCACAGCGTAGAACCAGGAGACCATTCTCTGTGTCTGAGGTAGAAGCTCTAGTGCATGCAGTTGAGGAGCTTGGGACTGGAAGGTAATCTCATTGGTTCAGTTGTTTAACTTGGTTGTGTATCAACTAATGATCGACACTCTTTTATTCCACAGATGGCGTGATGTGAAACTGCGTTCTTTTGATGATGCAAGTCATCGAACCTACGTGGACTTGAAGGTATACAACACTTTTGAATCTTAGCCACTACAAATTGTAGCTTACTaactttgtgtttttttttgtgcaggATAAGTGGAAAACTCTTGTTCACACGGCGAGTATATCACCGCAGCAGAGAAGAGGACAACCAGTGCCTCAAGAACTGCTAGATAGAGTTTTGGCAGCACATAGGTATTGGTCACAGCACCAAGTGAAACAGAACGGGAAACATCAAGCGGCTGCAATGATGGTGGTTGAATCAGGTTTGTCTATGTAAAGGATGGGAGAAAGGTAAATTACAATAACTTTCACTTGAAAACTAAGGAAGCAATGTGGGGGTAGCTGTACAAAAAGCAAAACAACAGAAGCATAGTTTGATTCTTTTATCCAACTTGAGATTTTTAATCATAGATGGCAGAAACAAGTACTTTCTGTTACTTGTAAGTTACATTTGTTCATTTCAGTTTCTAATTGATTTGATTCTGTAATATGGCATTGGTGGTAGGTCCTTGAAtacattcttttattttttttgtaattttagacaaattattttttatttgatgaaCATCATTCAATCCATGGCACTGGTACACTGTAACCTTTTAACGTCAAGTACTTTTTATTTCCTTAGATAATGATTTCATCAATCTTAAATCATTTGTGATGTATGTTGTTTTTATCCtgaaatattaatcaattaaatACATTATACCTGGTTATAAATAGACGCTTCTCTCTCTCCCTGCAACTACAGATTCAAAACGGTATAATCAAACCAGGCTCCTCTGTTCTTGACCTCGGTGTGCTTAGGCACTGAGGTCACTGTAGAAAGTGAGGATGCTCAAGGTAAGGCAACAAGCCAACAACTGTAAGAACAGAGTCCAACTTATATACAAGTGAAACAAAAGATGCATCTTTGCTTACAAATAAATGTACATTGTTCcttttagttttagattttgCCAAGCCCATCTTTAACAAGGCTGCCAGACatttcattcataaaaaaacTATCTCATTCAATGGTAACTCTGTTTACAAAGGGATcagaaaaaataaactattacaTTGCAGCTCCTCTATATATTCTCTCTCACACACAAATGAATAACAAATTTAAAGGTTGATTGAAATGAGTGTTATCGGATCTGTGTCCTCCCTAATGACCAGAGGCCTGTGTCCCTCACCGGTGTCTGCAAACATTAAAAACTAGTCATTAATCAACTGACCAGAAACAACCAGCTAAACGATCTGATTTAAAGGAATCTCGAAGAAGGAATACAAACCTGCATTTTCACTGAAGGGAAGACATTCCAAAACCGCAGGGTCTCATCTCCTGCTCCAGTCACTATAGTCTGTCCATCAGGTGATGTAGCCAAGTAAAGTACTCTCATACTGTGCCCTGTAAGCGTTGCAACCTACACAAAACAATCATCGGTTAATGCATCAGTTATATAGTACAACTAGAAGATAGAAAGAAAGATCAAGAAATGGGTTTtcaagtttagaaaaaaaaactatgtaccTTTGCCATGGATGGATACTTCCAGAGCATGATTTGGTTCTGAGAGTATCCATGAGTGCTCACTATCTCATTGACATTCTTGCTCCACGCCAGATTGCAGACTTGGCTTCCAGTGTCAATGCTGTTCAACTGATGTCCGTTTGTGGTGTTCCAGAATCTAATGCATCTGTCTGCGGTTCCAcctcctgaagcaaggagactGCTCTGATGAGGAGACCATGTAATCGCCTTAACCGCTGCTGTATGCTCAGTCAGCTTATGAATAGGTTGTTGTGAATGATTGTTCCACACTAACAACTGTTACAAAAGAACAAGCACCAACCAGTGTTATGATAAGCCTAGGACTGATGTAGCTCTAATCTGTGAATAGCTTAGGTTTCAAGATGACCTGATTATCGTTGCCTCCAGACGCAAGCTCTCTATCATCATGAGACCATTTCAGCCCGCAGACTTCAGATTTGTGTCCCACGAGCTTGCTGACGTAGTCGCTCTGGACTCGGATATCATGTTGGAGGATGTTTCTGTCTCTGCTCCCTGAGGATAAGATCCTCGAGTTCCATGCCAAGACACCAGTTCTCGTTTGATGACCTCCCATTGTTCGGACTCTCTTGCACTGTGTTCCATCCCAAACCTGCCAACGCAAAATCAACCTTTTATTCAACTTTCAACAACCACAGATTGAAAGGTTGAAAAAACAACACACCTGAACTTGACCGTGACTTGTACCAACAGATATATATGAACCCTCACGTGTCCACTGAAGCGAACACACGCTATCATTAGGTCCCAAGTCACATAGCTTCGTCACCTGACCAATCATAATCATCTCACAGTTCAATGCCTCCACCACACAAAATAACATTTATGCATTGAAAAGTAGTAGTCAAGCTTGAAAACTCACTTTGCTATTGGAAGCACTCCAGAGATAGACACAAGTACCAAGCCCCACGGCAAGAACATTCTGTGAGCTCCAGTCCACAACGTTCAAGTAGAAGTCATCTTGTAATGAAGGTGCATCCAACACCTGAGACAATCAAAACAACCAAACAATATTTCATTTACAAACCTttggcaaaaaaataaataatatcacCCAAGAATATGTAAGCAAGGAAGACTAAAAAATCTgaagataatttaaaaaaaaaattatgaatattttggaaaacttttataagaaaaatttccACAATTTAGGGTCCATCAAATCAAAACAATGTTTATTAGTTCATTCGGCTATACTAAAAACTCGTCTATCTATCtgtttatctatctatctataaccATATCACATTGAATGCGAAATATTGTTATACCTTGTGAGGAGTTTTAGGAACCTTGCGAGGCGGCTTAGGAGGAGGAGACGAATCACTAGAGAGACCATTATCGTTTCCCAGAATCGAAGGAGAGAACGGCGAACAAGGACTCGAGTTGGAACGATCCGTCTTGAACCTCAACATGTTACTAGTACACGGACTCATCGGAGAAGAAGCAGATCCTCCttgaccaccaccaccacctgcAGGAGACAAAGAGTTAGAAACGAAATCAGATCCGAAAAGCTCAGATTTCAAGAGTCTCGAGTACGCTTCGTTCCCTCCCTCTTTCACCGGCGTCGTCGGCTCCTTGTCCTGCAGATCGAAAGCGTGGAGACGCGATGAGGATCTGCAGGGGATGAATCTGTCGCTGCAGGTGGATTTTGAGGGGGAGGATAAGGTCGAGATCCCGCGGAACGAGCTCGAGAACGTCTCGAGACGTAAAGAGGTCTGGTTCATCCCCGCGGGGAGGTTTAAACCGGTTTTGGTTTTCTGTGGGGATTCCATTTTCTCTGATCACACTTTGATTGTGATCGATTGAttgatataaagaaaaaaaactaacaaccgaaggagaagaagattgcAGAAGAAGcttaataatgttttaaattagtttttgcAAAAGAGAGATGTTCTTCTTCTCCAACGGTCAAATTCTAGTGGTGGTAGTAGAGATCAGTTATATAATGTAGGAGCGTCGTTGTCTGGGtccctttttttattttctttttaattgatACCTAAATATAGTGTTTCTCATTAAATTATTACAGTGATTTATGGAACCGTGTGTCTTGTCTCATTTGGATAACTACTGATTTGGTGTTCGCTCTAACGGTCAAATTCTTAAGGATACGATGTATTGAAGTGttgttaataaaatttttatagttGTCAACAAAGCCGTCTTAGCTCAGCGGTAGAGCGCGTGACTTTTAATCCCGTGGCCGTGGGTTCGATCCCCACAGACGGCGAGATGATGAATTTatggtaatgtttttttttttattattgtgcCCCAAATTTTTTGAGTCTTATCTTCTGGTTTCCGTGTATAACAAAAAGGACTGAATACAATAAAACCAAACGGGTCTTGGTGCATGTTGTATCGTTATACTTATGCACCATTAGTTTGGACGCATTGACTTTGAGTGAATGGTTATTATTAGTTTACATCACAAGTACCATTGTAACAATTCAAGTTTCTCTAGCTCGCAAGCTTGTGGATACAACAACtgggaaaatatataaaaatgaactCTGAGAAAAACACTAAATGTCACGGTCTCTGCGGCACTCAGGAGGAGGCTTAGGAAACCTGACACGGTCGGTACAATAGTTATAGATAGTGTATCTCTTACGAACCCATTTGAGACGCTTGTACTGTTTAGCATCCAAGTCTTGAAACTCCTCCTTATCCCACCAACGTTTCCCTTGCGTCTCACAGAACTTAGCACTCACCGAAGCCTCACATCCATCAATATGGAAGCCTCTGTAGGAGGCGACGAAAGGAGCCTTTGCCCAGTTAGTCTTCTCTAACCCTCCCCTTGTGGCCCAGTCATCTGCGTTCCAAAGACTTGAATATATCTTCATCGGCTGGTTGAATGGAAACTTCACCCCAATGTCTTTGCTGTTCTTGAACACTCTTATGGGAACATCATCCACAAAGAACCTGTTGTTACAACTATATACACTTagctttgaaatttttttttttaaaatgaatgttaaatttattcagatcaaaaaatttcttttacAAATAATGCGACATTGTTTGAAGCGTTCCTATAATGATTCCTATACACTTAGCTTTGAAATATTTATAGAGCAGAGACTAGTGTTGACTTACACAATCTGATGCATATTCCAGAGAACTGAATAGGAATGATAGTTCTTGGAAGGGTCAAACCAGAGGTTGATCCTCTGCTCTCTGTTTCCTTTGCCTCCTGTAAACACGTTTGTCTGCAAAATGTAAGGCTGACCGGTTCTGTTCCCTAGGAACTCAAAATCTATCTCATCATGTTCTGAGTTCTGTGATGATAACTGCAAGAAACAGCAAGCATTTTTTCAGTTGACATGCTCTAGATAATTTAGTAAACGACTTTCACTTACATAGAAGGCGGTCACAGTTCCGGCAGAGTCTCCAGGAACCATCTTTATGTGCATACTGAAGTGGCCAAACAAGTATGAACCCTTTGACTGAAAGCCAGTGCCTTCAGAACAATCAGAAGAGAGGTTTTAGATATATTCGTGTCAgagaaacatataaaataagGCAAATAAACTCACCAGTGTGCTTGTCAAGGACGAGATGCACTTCAGAACCACCATTGAGATACTTAATGTGATCAAAAGCCCAAGTGGGGAAATAGTTCCTGCCAAAAGGAACATCAATGGACTTCTTAGGAGGTACACCAAACGTTACCGTCGCCATAAGCAGAAAGGTGAGGCAAAAAGTAAGTGGAAGACGACCCATTTTGATCACCCTCATTGCACCAAACACCCATTGTGCGGACGTTTCTATTTATAGCCATATCAGCTAGGTAGCTAGCTAGGCTTAGCATAATATatggtttattaattattatttatcagAGCATTTTGGGGTTACTTTCAATGTTTGCAACAGCCTTGTTAGTAACTTAGGGAGTGTTCCAGATGCACATGGACTGACTAGTCTTGTGCTGACATGATAAATTGATAATAAGGTCCTCATCCCCATGTTCTCGTTAATTAATGCATCTTTGGATACTTTAACCTTTAGATCTATGGGCTGAACATAATAAACAAACACTATTTGACTCCAATTTGCTGATAATCTTTCCATTTAGACTCCAAACTTGCCTAAAAATTGGTAACATATCACGATGGAGAGTAACCACGGAATGAATCAGTAGAGAGATAGTAGGAGAAatatttggggggggggggggggataaaagtttcaaatttcaaaaaaaggaTACAGAGACATAATCACATGACTAGAGAAGAAGCATCATGTGCAATTCACCATATACTTCACCCCTCTTTACTCTTCACTGTGTGACCTTACAATCTTACATAGTATTATATTGGTGAATGGGCCTTAACAGGCCTTAAAAGCTGAAAATATGCGTGCAATTCGTATATACACGAGCCCGTAAATAATTTAATGGACCATGAAACGATACATAACGGTAGTTATGGTGTAGTCAAAGTGCTTAGATGGTTGCCCGGCTGGTTAAATGCTATTAATGAGAATAGTAATTCATTATTCTTAACAATAGGATATGGTGTGGTGCTCAAGGTGTATCTTGAATATTCTCTAGAGAGATTTGCTTCTGCAACCACATCTGTTGGTGAAACCTTGAAATGAAAAGATCAGCCACTTTGTCGATCTCGTCTTCCAACTTAAACTCTtctcccttgtcctccttggaGTGTTTCACCATGTCTATCACCGAACCCTCTGCCTCAAAGAGAGAGTGTCTCATGTCTGGATActtttcctcctcttcctcttcttctgaaTATTGTACATATTGTGGAGAGGCAGCAGAAGTGCGAGACATATTGGCGTTGTGGCTATAAACCACCACCATGTTTTGATCATGATCCTTACCACCACCATCTAGCTTTCTTGATGTTGGTTTGGCCTTAAGCTTGTGAGACCATGAGCTCACCATCATGTTTCTGTCGTGGAGCAGCGAGAATATTACAAGACGTG encodes:
- the LOC106431127 gene encoding telomere repeat-binding protein 4 isoform X2 — encoded protein: MVVKRRLNCGFDFSGVPKAPRSTRRKVSSERDDVDSQLTAFDLLASLAGKLLEESESSSTSTYGDSQEDHLVVKIKQEHELVYNDKPCKSELSHQGNLSSKSPSDNTSETCLQVSSLENDCVLEQTPVSDCKMALGLKQPLLGCGNKKEDCAVLVEQGEATNGLEDGGLIADTFSLKGPSHESVHLDGVPNGSLEGYRNHSKLACRDDDDENYCTYYKFGDKCNKSYRPMTRVGYRRIKKSMMTKHGRAVSRSKCFEDTRTDGCLKSLYRKRKLCYGYNPWKHETVHRKRRLSDKGLVVTSDGGLSSESVTNSPQKGESVKLSIKSFRIPELFIEVPETATVGSLKRTVMEAVTALLGDGIRIGVLVQGKKVRDDTNTLSQTGLSCRENLDNLGFTLEPGSSENPVLSLPTDSTNLSERSSASPELNSRIPLSLLHADHMINSGTCVESKQELVPYQSDITADEQQQPSPDSRAIVPVPPLEPEALAIVPLNEKPKRTELSQRRTRRPFSVSEVEALVHAVEELGTGRWRDVKLRSFDDASHRTYVDLKDKWKTLVHTASISPQQRRGQPVPQELLDRVLAAHRYWSQHQVKQNGKHQAAAMMVVESGLSM
- the LOC106431127 gene encoding telomere repeat-binding protein 4 isoform X1, with product MVVKRRLNCGFDFSGVPKAPRSTRRKVSSERDDVDSQLTAFDLLASLAGKLLEESESSSTSTYGDSQEDHLVVKIKQEHELVYNDKPCKSELSHQGNLSSKSPSDNTSETCLQVSSLENDCVLEQTPVSDCKMALGLKQPLLGCGNKKEDCAVLVEQGEATNGLEDGGLIADTFSLKGPSHESVHLDGVPNGSLEGYRNHSKLACRDDDDENYCTYYKFGDKCNKSYRPMTRVGYRRIKKSMMTKHGRAVSRSKCFEDTRTDGCLKSLYRKRKLCYGYNPWKHETVHRKRRLSDKGLVVTSDGGLSSESVTNSPQKGESGTYLYDPDASLSGWSGGAHVYFQLFAVKLSIKSFRIPELFIEVPETATVGSLKRTVMEAVTALLGDGIRIGVLVQGKKVRDDTNTLSQTGLSCRENLDNLGFTLEPGSSENPVLSLPTDSTNLSERSSASPELNSRIPLSLLHADHMINSGTCVESKQELVPYQSDITADEQQQPSPDSRAIVPVPPLEPEALAIVPLNEKPKRTELSQRRTRRPFSVSEVEALVHAVEELGTGRWRDVKLRSFDDASHRTYVDLKDKWKTLVHTASISPQQRRGQPVPQELLDRVLAAHRYWSQHQVKQNGKHQAAAMMVVESGLSM
- the LOC111214306 gene encoding protein FIZZY-RELATED 3-like; translated protein: MESPQKTKTGLNLPAGMNQTSLRLETFSSSFRGISTLSSPSKSTCSDRFIPCRSSSRLHAFDLQDKEPTTPVKEGGNEAYSRLLKSELFGSDFVSNSLSPAGGGGGQGGSASSPMSPCTSNMLRFKTDRSNSSPCSPFSPSILGNDNGLSSDSSPPPKPPRKVPKTPHKVLDAPSLQDDFYLNVVDWSSQNVLAVGLGTCVYLWSASNSKVTKLCDLGPNDSVCSLQWTREGSYISVGTSHGQVQVWDGTQCKRVRTMGGHQTRTGVLAWNSRILSSGSRDRNILQHDIRVQSDYVSKLVGHKSEVCGLKWSHDDRELASGGNDNQLLVWNNHSQQPIHKLTEHTAAVKAITWSPHQSSLLASGGGTADRCIRFWNTTNGHQLNSIDTGSQVCNLAWSKNVNEIVSTHGYSQNQIMLWKYPSMAKVATLTGHSMRVLYLATSPDGQTIVTGAGDETLRFWNVFPSVKMQTPVRDTGLWSLGRTQIR
- the LOC111214715 gene encoding probable xyloglucan endotransglucosylase/hydrolase protein 5: MRVIKMGRLPLTFCLTFLLMATVTFGVPPKKSIDVPFGRNYFPTWAFDHIKYLNGGSEVHLVLDKHTGTGFQSKGSYLFGHFSMHIKMVPGDSAGTVTAFYLSSQNSEHDEIDFEFLGNRTGQPYILQTNVFTGGKGNREQRINLWFDPSKNYHSYSVLWNMHQIVFFVDDVPIRVFKNSKDIGVKFPFNQPMKIYSSLWNADDWATRGGLEKTNWAKAPFVASYRGFHIDGCEASVSAKFCETQGKRWWDKEEFQDLDAKQYKRLKWVRKRYTIYNYCTDRVRFPKPPPECRRDRDI